TCCCCTTCCAAAGGCATCAGATCGGCTACGGTACCGATGGCGGCAATCTCCATCCATTCACCGGGTACTTCTCCGATTAGTGCCTGGGCGAGTTTCAGGGCTACTCCCGCTCCGGCCAAACCTTTAAAAGGATACGGACATCCTGGAAGTTTTGGATTAATAAGAGTAAAGGCTTCTGGCAAAATTTCAGGCGGCTCGTGGTGGTCTGTCACAATGACTTCGATGCCCAGTGTTGCCGCATAGGCAATCTGTTCAACAGCACTGATTCCGGTATCCACGGTAATAATCAATGAAACGCCTTGTTGATGGGCCCAATCCAACGCATGGTTGTGCAACCCATACCCTTCATTCGAGCGATGAGGGATATAGATATCGTACGAGGCCCCAAGATGACGCATCAAATGGATCATGAGCGATGTACTGGACACGCCATCGGCATCATAATCCCCGTAAATCAAAATATGTTCTTCCCGCTCCAAAGCCAGCTTGATGCGAGGCACAGCTTCATTCATGCCGAGTAGCAGATAGGGATCGTGCATCTGATTCAGATCAGGATGCAAAAAACGTTCGGCCTCCTTCTCATTGTGCACTCCTCGACTCACAAGCAAACGTCCCACTAGTGGGGAAACGGAAAGCGCCTGCGAGAGTCCCGCAGCCGCCTCCAAATCGATATTTGGTGTATTCCACCGATATTGCGAATAAAGCAATGATAACGCTCCTTTCCTGATCTACTGGACCCGCGCTTCACTACTGAATTAATGTCGCTTCGTGATCGGGCAGTTCATGATTGGATTTATAGGGATAGCCTGGATCATAAGGTACCGCTTGAATCTGTACCTCTTTCACATGACTGAAACGGGTTAGTAGTAGTGTCTTGGCCCGATTTGCAATTTCCTGTGCTTCTAGTATGGAGATTCTTGGATTCACGCTTATGACCAACTCAATCGTAACGTCATGCTCCTGTTCACGAGCAACCAAATGCTCAATGGTAATGATACCGTATACTCGCTGTACAGTCTCTTTGAAATCTGACGCGTCCTCCTGCTCCAGTTCCTGAACAAGTGAACCATATACTGTGTCCACAATCATTCGGTAACCCTTGTGAAGCACAAAACAGGAAGCAATCAACGCAGCAGTAGGGTCCAGGTAGAGCAGCATGCTCAGACCCGTCTCCTCACCAGCCATCGATCCTATAATGCCAATTAACACGGCGAGAGAGCAATAGAGCGCACGACGATGTTGCTGTGCATAGGCTAGCGCCTGAGACTGGTTTCGTTTACGAAAATATCTGTACTGAAATTGAAAAATCGCTTCTTTCACAGCCAGAGCTGCAACAGCCACCAAAAGTACCGACTTGCCTGGTGCTTCCGGTTCACTTCCGGAGAGACTACCCAATGCGGAGATGGCAAGCTGTAATCCACCCATGAGGATCAGCACAGATAACAACACTGAGATTCCGGGTCTAGCGACACGTGAATGTTCTTTAAACCGTTCCCTACGAGCCTTGCTCTTATCACGTACAGACTTGGAGGGAAAGAGACCTGCCAGGGCAGAACCAGCTTCAGAAGCAGAATACAAGCCGTCAGCGAGCAATGATTTGCTATTTGCCATATAACCGACTCCCGCTTTGATTACCGCAAGTCCCATATTACCAGCAATACCACTCCATGTGGCAGCCTGAGCAGATGGGATATGTTCTCTGGTCATGAATATTCCCCCTTATTTCTGTACATAAAGTTGCAAAACCGCGCCTGGCAGACGCGGCTTCACAATAAGATGTTTAGTTAGATTCTTTGGCTACTGTTGTTTTTGGCTTGTTAACTTGTTTACCTTTGAGCGTGAGCCATAATGGTGCCGCAATAAAGATTGAAGAGTAAGCGCCGAACAGTGTTCCGATCACCATTGCAAGTGAGAACATGCGGATGGATTCTCCGCCAAAAATAAACAAACAAAGTGAAGCAACAAAAACCGTAAATGTTGTATTTAGTGAACGAGTCATTGTTTGTGACAAACTGTGATTAACTACTTCACGCAAGTCTGCTTTAGAAGACTTTTTAGCAAATCGCAAATTCTCACGAATACGGTCAAAGATAACGATGGTATCGTTAATTGAGAATCCGACAATGGTCAATACTGCGGTAATAAAGGTCAGATCTACTTCCAAGCGGAAGATCGAAAATACGCTTATGACGACAAATGCATCATGGAACAATGAAACCACTGCTGCCACAGCAAAGCGCCACTCGAATCGGATTGCAACATAG
The window above is part of the Paenibacillus sp. 1781tsa1 genome. Proteins encoded here:
- a CDS encoding cation diffusion facilitator family transporter codes for the protein MTREHIPSAQAATWSGIAGNMGLAVIKAGVGYMANSKSLLADGLYSASEAGSALAGLFPSKSVRDKSKARRERFKEHSRVARPGISVLLSVLILMGGLQLAISALGSLSGSEPEAPGKSVLLVAVAALAVKEAIFQFQYRYFRKRNQSQALAYAQQHRRALYCSLAVLIGIIGSMAGEETGLSMLLYLDPTAALIASCFVLHKGYRMIVDTVYGSLVQELEQEDASDFKETVQRVYGIITIEHLVAREQEHDVTIELVISVNPRISILEAQEIANRAKTLLLTRFSHVKEVQIQAVPYDPGYPYKSNHELPDHEATLIQ
- the secF gene encoding protein translocase subunit SecF, whose protein sequence is MRFNWNYDYVKGSKIAYIFSIILTITGIISILALGLNYAVDFRAGSNVDITVSKAITAEQIKPIVKDIGVDEGDVTITPGADRVNVRFSNELDETQESKFKQEFTKLDASASYEVNTVDPEMAKELERNAIYAVLIASIGIMIYVAIRFEWRFAVAAVVSLFHDAFVVISVFSIFRLEVDLTFITAVLTIVGFSINDTIVIFDRIRENLRFAKKSSKADLREVVNHSLSQTMTRSLNTTFTVFVASLCLFIFGGESIRMFSLAMVIGTLFGAYSSIFIAAPLWLTLKGKQVNKPKTTVAKESN